In Candidatus Promineifilum breve, one genomic interval encodes:
- a CDS encoding DMT family transporter, with protein MMPWGELAALATAVCWSFTAILFSYGGRRVGSDVINRSRLLFALVFLLITHRLLEGVFFPRDVEPFRWGWLALSSLLGLVIGDAFLFRAYVLIGPRLSMLMMSTVPILSALFGRVLFGESVTPLELLGILMAVGGIAWVVTEGQGHALPNDRRIYRRGLLFGFLGALGQVTNLVTARFALGDGFSTISATLIRIVVALVVLWGLAAARGQVRHTLHQWRDRRALGAIAAGSTVGPFLGIWLSLIAVQNARLGIASTLMALPPVLLIPLEYAIYRRRVSRRALAGTLAAMAGVVVLLWQ; from the coding sequence ATGATGCCCTGGGGCGAACTGGCCGCGCTGGCGACGGCCGTCTGCTGGTCGTTCACGGCCATCCTGTTCAGCTATGGCGGCCGGCGCGTCGGCTCCGACGTCATCAATCGCAGCCGCCTGCTGTTCGCGCTCGTCTTCCTGCTCATCACCCACCGGCTGCTGGAGGGCGTCTTTTTCCCGCGCGATGTGGAGCCGTTTCGCTGGGGCTGGCTGGCGCTATCGAGCTTGCTGGGGTTGGTGATCGGCGACGCCTTCCTGTTCCGCGCTTACGTCCTGATCGGCCCGCGTTTGTCAATGCTGATGATGTCCACCGTGCCCATTCTGAGCGCGCTCTTCGGCCGCGTGTTGTTCGGTGAGAGCGTGACGCCGCTGGAACTGCTGGGCATCCTCATGGCCGTGGGCGGCATCGCCTGGGTCGTCACTGAGGGGCAGGGGCACGCGCTGCCCAACGACCGCCGCATCTACCGCCGGGGGCTGCTGTTCGGCTTTTTGGGGGCGCTGGGGCAGGTCACCAACCTCGTAACCGCGCGCTTTGCCCTGGGGGATGGATTCTCGACCATCTCAGCTACCCTCATCCGCATCGTGGTGGCGCTGGTCGTCCTGTGGGGGTTGGCCGCGGCGCGCGGCCAGGTGCGCCATACCTTGCATCAATGGCGCGACCGGCGGGCGCTGGGGGCGATCGCGGCCGGTTCGACGGTAGGGCCTTTTCTGGGCATCTGGCTGTCGCTCATCGCCGTCCAGAATGCCCGGCTGGGTATCGCCTCAACGCTGATGGCCTTACCGCCGGTGTTGCTCATCCCGCTGGAATACGCGATCTACCGCCGCCGCGTCAGCCGGCGCGCGCTGGCCGGGACGTTGGCGGCCATGGCCGGGGTGGTTGTATTGCTGTGGCAATAG
- a CDS encoding amylosucrase: protein MEERDVAAESAALPEGVLADLTPLERDIFRARVELYWPDVLRPLRRLYGARPDFDAWCDRLLALVAHGYQTRPAELRLLDLRRQGQPDWFQQPDMLGYVAYADRFAGDLRGVADHIPYLKELGVTYLHLMPLLKPRTGPNDGGYAVADYRAVNPALGTMDDLAELARRLRADDISLCIDLVCNHTAKEHEWAQRAVAGDADYQAYYLMYPDRALPDQYEQTLPEVFPDFAPGNFTYYEAIDRWVWTTFNEYQWDLNYGNPAVLAELLDIILFLANQGVEVLRLDAVAFMWKRLGTDSQNQPEAHYILQAFRALSRIAAPGLILKAEAIVSPPKLIPYLGRGEATNKECELAYHNVLMVLLWSSLAERRVTLMTRALQNMPPIPGGAAWVTYVRCHDDIGWAITEEDAAEVGLSGPGHRAFLSEFYSGRFADTFARGATFQYNPRTNDRRISGSCASLAGLERALAEHDPRATDLAIRRILLIHNLIFAFGGIPLLYMGDELGLLNDPAYLDDPDRRDDNRWMHRPAMDWARAAARQDWWSVSGRIYHGLIAMLAARRRSAALHAQAGAFPVWTHNEAVFGLLRDSPRGRVLVLANFSERPQTVPGYRLHEMVFGGRLVDRLTGREIESAPGITLEGYEALWLTPLPEIDPVALAAMKTTTEERAK from the coding sequence ATGGAAGAGCGTGATGTTGCCGCCGAATCGGCGGCGCTGCCCGAGGGGGTTTTGGCCGATCTCACGCCGCTGGAGCGTGACATCTTTCGCGCGCGGGTCGAGCTATACTGGCCCGACGTGCTGCGGCCGTTGCGCCGCCTCTATGGCGCGCGCCCCGACTTCGACGCCTGGTGCGATCGCCTGCTGGCCCTCGTCGCCCACGGCTACCAGACCCGCCCGGCCGAGTTGCGCCTGCTCGACCTGCGCCGCCAGGGGCAGCCGGACTGGTTCCAGCAGCCCGACATGCTGGGCTACGTGGCCTACGCCGACCGCTTTGCCGGCGATCTGCGTGGCGTGGCCGACCACATCCCCTATCTGAAGGAACTGGGCGTCACCTATCTGCACCTGATGCCGCTGCTGAAGCCGCGCACCGGCCCCAACGATGGCGGCTATGCCGTGGCCGACTACCGCGCCGTCAACCCCGCCCTGGGGACGATGGACGACCTGGCCGAGCTGGCCCGCCGGTTACGGGCCGACGACATCAGTCTGTGCATCGACCTGGTCTGCAACCACACGGCCAAGGAACACGAATGGGCACAACGGGCCGTGGCCGGCGATGCGGACTATCAGGCCTATTACCTGATGTACCCCGACCGCGCCCTGCCCGACCAGTACGAGCAGACGCTGCCCGAAGTGTTCCCCGATTTCGCGCCCGGCAATTTCACTTACTACGAGGCCATCGACCGTTGGGTCTGGACGACGTTCAACGAATACCAGTGGGATTTGAACTACGGCAATCCGGCCGTGCTGGCCGAGTTGCTCGACATCATCCTGTTCCTGGCCAATCAGGGGGTTGAAGTGTTGCGGCTCGACGCCGTGGCCTTCATGTGGAAGCGGCTGGGCACCGACAGCCAGAACCAGCCCGAAGCCCACTACATCCTGCAAGCCTTTCGCGCCCTCAGTCGCATCGCCGCGCCGGGCCTCATCCTGAAGGCCGAGGCCATCGTCTCGCCGCCCAAGCTCATCCCCTATCTGGGGCGCGGCGAGGCGACCAACAAGGAGTGCGAGCTGGCCTACCACAACGTCCTCATGGTGCTGTTGTGGAGCAGCCTGGCCGAGCGGCGGGTGACGCTGATGACGCGCGCCCTGCAAAACATGCCGCCCATTCCCGGCGGCGCGGCCTGGGTCACCTACGTGCGCTGCCACGACGACATCGGCTGGGCCATCACCGAGGAGGACGCGGCCGAGGTTGGTCTGTCCGGCCCCGGCCACCGCGCCTTTTTGAGCGAGTTCTATAGCGGCCGCTTCGCCGACACCTTCGCCCGCGGGGCCACGTTCCAATATAACCCGCGCACCAACGACCGGCGCATCAGTGGCTCGTGCGCGTCGCTGGCTGGGCTGGAACGGGCGCTGGCCGAGCACGACCCACGGGCGACCGATCTCGCCATCCGGCGCATCCTGCTGATCCACAATCTCATCTTCGCCTTCGGCGGCATCCCGCTACTCTACATGGGCGATGAGTTGGGCTTGCTCAACGATCCGGCCTATCTGGATGACCCCGACCGCCGGGACGACAACCGCTGGATGCACCGCCCGGCGATGGACTGGGCGCGGGCCGCCGCGCGGCAGGATTGGTGGTCGGTGTCCGGGCGCATCTATCATGGCCTGATCGCCATGCTGGCCGCGCGACGGCGGTCGGCCGCGCTCCATGCCCAGGCCGGGGCCTTCCCCGTCTGGACGCACAATGAGGCCGTGTTCGGCCTGTTGCGCGATAGCCCGCGCGGCCGGGTGTTGGTGCTGGCTAACTTCAGCGAGCGCCCCCAAACCGTGCCCGGCTATCGCCTGCACGAGATGGTTTTCGGTGGGCGGCTGGTCGACCGGCTGACGGGTCGCGAGATCGAGAGCGCGCCGGGCATCACGCTGGAAGGGTACGAAGCGCTATGGCTGACGCCGCTGCCCGAAATCGATCCGGTGGCGTTGGCGGCCATGAAAACAACTACCGAGGAGAGAGCCAAATGA
- the mmuM gene encoding homocysteine S-methyltransferase: MTNPISPFLRQQGTLILDGGLATELERRGHDLRDALWSARLLRDDPDAIRQLHLDYYGAGADCCTSASYQATLPGFMNHGYSAGQAADLIRLSVRLVIEARDAFWAVESNRTRRLRPLVAASVGPYGAYLADGSEYTGAYELDEAGLAAFHRARWAILAGSGADLLACETIPSLAEARALAGLLDETPDVWAWFSFSCRDGAHISDGTPLAECAALLSGHERVAAIGINCTPPRFIPDLIRAVAAVTDKPIIVYPNSGETYDPLTKRWLGEAIPAEFGTYSREWRKLGAGLIGGCCRTTPDHVRQISDRFRKRTWPIA; the protein is encoded by the coding sequence ATGACAAACCCAATTTCGCCGTTTCTGCGGCAACAGGGCACGCTCATCCTCGATGGCGGGCTGGCGACCGAACTGGAGCGGCGCGGCCACGACCTGCGCGATGCCCTCTGGTCGGCCCGGCTGCTGCGCGACGACCCGGACGCCATCCGCCAATTGCACCTCGACTACTATGGGGCTGGGGCCGATTGCTGCACCAGCGCCAGCTATCAGGCTACCCTGCCTGGTTTTATGAACCACGGGTATTCGGCCGGGCAGGCGGCCGATCTGATTCGACTCTCCGTGCGGCTGGTCATTGAGGCGCGCGATGCCTTCTGGGCCGTGGAGTCGAATCGGACGCGGCGATTGCGGCCGTTGGTGGCGGCCAGTGTCGGCCCCTACGGCGCTTATCTGGCCGACGGCTCGGAGTATACCGGAGCGTATGAACTTGATGAGGCCGGGCTGGCCGCCTTCCACCGCGCGCGTTGGGCTATTCTGGCCGGCAGCGGGGCCGATTTGCTGGCTTGCGAGACCATCCCGTCGCTGGCCGAAGCCCGCGCCCTGGCCGGGCTGCTGGACGAGACGCCGGACGTCTGGGCCTGGTTCAGCTTCAGTTGCCGCGACGGCGCCCACATCAGCGACGGCACGCCCCTGGCCGAGTGCGCGGCGCTTCTGTCCGGTCACGAGCGTGTGGCCGCCATCGGCATCAATTGCACGCCGCCGCGCTTCATCCCCGACCTCATTCGCGCTGTCGCCGCCGTCACCGACAAGCCGATTATCGTCTATCCCAACTCCGGCGAGACCTACGACCCACTCACGAAACGGTGGCTGGGCGAAGCGATCCCCGCCGAATTTGGCACCTATAGCCGCGAATGGCGCAAACTGGGAGCCGGGCTAATCGGCGGCTGTTGCCGCACGACCCCCGACCACGTGCGCCAGATCAGCGACCGCTTCAGGAAACGAACATGGCCGATCGCGTAA
- a CDS encoding ROK family protein: MSDAYVGGIEAGGTKFVCAVGTGPDDVRAEARFPTTTPDETIGRALAFFREQEARFGPPAAIGIGSFGPLDPNSDSPTFGSITSTPKPHWANADVVGPIRRALGVPVGFDTDVNVAGLGEWRWGAGRGYGTILYLTIGTGVGGGVLVDGRPLHGLLHPEMGHIPLPHDWAADPYKGHCPFHGDCLEGMAAGPAIGERWGRPAVELPPEHPAWELEAHYLARALQGFICTLSPERIILGGGVMEQPQLFPLVRAKVREYLNGYVQSPAILDAIDSYIVPPGLGNRAGVLGAIAQAQMMVA, translated from the coding sequence ATGAGTGATGCATACGTAGGCGGCATCGAGGCCGGCGGCACCAAGTTCGTCTGCGCCGTGGGCACGGGGCCGGACGACGTGCGCGCCGAGGCCCGTTTCCCGACGACCACGCCGGATGAGACGATCGGCCGCGCCCTGGCCTTCTTCCGCGAGCAGGAGGCGCGCTTCGGCCCGCCGGCGGCCATCGGCATCGGCTCCTTTGGCCCACTTGACCCTAACTCTGACTCGCCGACCTTCGGCTCTATAACATCCACGCCCAAACCCCATTGGGCCAATGCCGACGTGGTTGGGCCAATCCGCCGGGCGCTCGGCGTGCCGGTCGGCTTCGACACAGACGTCAATGTCGCCGGCTTGGGTGAATGGCGTTGGGGGGCGGGGCGGGGCTACGGCACGATCCTCTACCTGACCATCGGCACGGGTGTCGGCGGTGGGGTGCTGGTGGACGGCCGGCCACTCCACGGCCTGCTGCATCCGGAGATGGGCCACATCCCGCTGCCCCACGACTGGGCGGCCGACCCGTATAAGGGCCACTGCCCCTTCCATGGCGATTGTCTGGAAGGCATGGCCGCCGGGCCGGCCATCGGCGAGCGCTGGGGGCGACCGGCGGTCGAACTACCGCCGGAGCATCCGGCCTGGGAGCTGGAGGCGCACTATCTGGCGCGGGCGTTGCAGGGCTTTATCTGCACCCTGTCGCCGGAGCGCATCATTCTGGGGGGTGGGGTGATGGAGCAGCCGCAACTGTTTCCGCTGGTGCGGGCCAAAGTGCGGGAATACCTGAACGGCTACGTGCAGTCGCCGGCCATCCTGGACGCCATCGACAGCTATATCGTGCCGCCCGGTCTGGGCAATCGCGCCGGGGTGTTGGGGGCCATTGCTCAGGCGCAGATGATGGTCGCGTAG
- a CDS encoding GNAT family N-acetyltransferase, giving the protein MTPTNDYGLPRDLGDGLLLRWATPDDAEALAQFNLAMHSDDPAEPEMGLYYWVHDLMRGDHPTTKASDFTVVVDSNAANRIVSSLCTISQTWAYDGIPFGVGRPELVATLPEYRRRGLVRLQMELIHAVSADRGELVTAITGIPWYYRQFGYEMAINLGGSRQLFWARPGNDKKVEPEPYGVRPATAEDIPLLGELYRAHLGHSPIIRPRDEALWRYEMITVHPESFWSVRPNLIETEDGRVVGYATWQPLPTAYLIREFGVIPGHSWRAVGRFVVRRLRQEAEALNATRPADKQLSHISFNLGEDHALYEALGDDLERQIRPYTWYVRVPDIPAFLRHIAPALERRLAGSVMAGHSGTLKINLYRSRCLLRWEGGRLVEVVDGYDHNHMEEGDASFPELTFLQLLFGHRGIDELRHSFTDLYSDSNEALVLLRALFPRQPSRAIPLG; this is encoded by the coding sequence ATGACACCAACAAACGATTACGGCCTGCCCCGCGATCTGGGCGACGGACTACTCCTCCGTTGGGCGACGCCCGACGACGCCGAGGCGTTGGCCCAGTTCAACCTGGCGATGCACAGTGACGACCCCGCCGAGCCGGAGATGGGCCTCTATTACTGGGTGCATGACCTGATGCGCGGTGACCACCCCACCACCAAGGCGAGTGACTTCACCGTGGTCGTCGATAGCAACGCCGCCAACCGCATTGTCTCCAGCCTGTGCACCATCTCGCAGACGTGGGCCTACGACGGCATCCCCTTCGGCGTCGGCCGCCCCGAACTGGTGGCGACGCTGCCCGAATACCGTCGGCGCGGCCTGGTGCGTCTACAGATGGAGTTGATCCACGCGGTCAGCGCCGACCGGGGCGAACTGGTGACGGCCATCACCGGCATTCCCTGGTATTACCGCCAGTTCGGCTACGAGATGGCGATCAATCTGGGTGGCAGCCGGCAACTGTTCTGGGCGCGGCCGGGCAACGATAAAAAGGTTGAGCCGGAGCCATACGGCGTGCGCCCGGCGACGGCCGAGGACATCCCGCTTCTGGGCGAACTCTATCGGGCGCATCTGGGCCATAGCCCCATCATCCGGCCGCGCGACGAAGCGCTGTGGCGTTATGAGATGATCACCGTCCATCCTGAATCGTTCTGGTCGGTCAGGCCCAATCTGATCGAGACAGAGGACGGCCGGGTGGTGGGCTACGCCACGTGGCAACCCCTGCCCACGGCCTACCTTATCCGCGAGTTCGGCGTCATCCCCGGTCATTCGTGGCGGGCCGTCGGCCGTTTCGTGGTGCGCCGGTTGCGACAGGAGGCCGAGGCTCTGAACGCCACCCGCCCGGCGGATAAACAACTCAGCCATATTAGCTTTAACCTGGGCGAAGACCACGCGCTCTACGAGGCCTTGGGCGACGATCTGGAGCGGCAAATCCGGCCGTACACCTGGTACGTGCGCGTGCCCGATATACCGGCCTTTTTGCGGCATATTGCCCCGGCGTTGGAACGCCGCCTGGCCGGCAGCGTCATGGCCGGGCACAGCGGCACGCTCAAGATCAACCTCTATCGCTCGCGCTGCCTGTTGCGTTGGGAAGGCGGCCGGCTGGTGGAGGTGGTCGACGGCTATGATCACAATCATATGGAGGAAGGCGACGCTTCTTTCCCCGAATTGACCTTCCTGCAACTGCTGTTTGGTCATCGCGGTATCGACGAGTTGCGCCACTCGTTTACTGATCTTTATTCCGATAGTAACGAGGCGTTGGTGTTGTTGCGGGCTTTGTTCCCCCGGCAGCCGTCGCGGGCGATCCCCTTAGGCTAG
- a CDS encoding CBS domain-containing protein: MALILTHEKTDFDAVASQLGAKKLYPAATALLPHHLNRNVQQFLNLYWDALPFVRAEDWRRRSIDAVILVDTQTLGNVRGVVARPRVHVIDHHMDQAHKPEWTYEVEAVGATSTLLVERLLARGLVLSPEEATLLLLGIYEDTGGLTYDTTTARDVQAAARLLEQGALLNVARRFLNVALSDQQRALYDALARDVEWLKIEGRPIALATADAPPGFADEISSVAHRLRDSLSPDGLFVLVQLGDGVQLVARSAVDEVDVGLVARLMGGGGHSRASAAMIVGGRLAEVADRVRSTLPLAVRPTARVAALMSHGVETVPATTTVSEVAALMLRHGHEGFPVVDERQNRIVGLVTRRAVDRAMSHEMATHPVSRIMRPGSIFVHPSDTLERVQELMAAEGWGQIPVVAEEGDDPPERRMPIGIVTRTDLLNALFRPAPEAPETDLRDRMARSLSPSLWAIVRVAGETAADLGMAIYFVGGLVRDLLLDKPPTDLDIVVEGDAIRLVRALSRRFGGEVHSHERFGTAKWAMTPETYAAVIAAAREAYPDANRPDGAAADAPAQPPATIDFVSARKEFYKRPTALPDVEPGSIKLDLHRRDFTINTLAIRLDGDHLGQLLDFYGGRRDLRRGIIRVLHSLSFIDDPTRILRAVRLEQRLGFTIEPSTAALIATALPLLDRVSGERVRNEIELSLNEANPVLVMERLDEVGVMAQFHPGLSWRPETAAIYERIPTLAGDPLWGEVYRSSPPKFYYFAAWLAPFAAPIPAAVAERLRVRKATMTDLLALDDLQQALAEMPADAPVSRVARALAKFAPRTLLTARLLGLGPRADEWLDRYVGDWRAIKTGITGEDLRRAGVPPGPVYTRVLERLWLARLDGETGDEASERALLASLLAAEGY, encoded by the coding sequence ATGGCCCTCATCCTGACCCACGAGAAAACCGATTTCGACGCCGTGGCCTCGCAACTGGGGGCCAAGAAGCTGTATCCGGCGGCGACGGCGCTTCTGCCGCACCACCTGAACCGCAACGTGCAGCAATTCCTGAACCTCTATTGGGATGCGCTGCCGTTCGTGCGGGCCGAGGACTGGCGGCGACGATCCATCGACGCGGTGATCCTGGTCGATACCCAGACGCTCGGCAACGTGCGCGGTGTGGTCGCCCGGCCGCGGGTGCACGTAATCGATCACCACATGGATCAGGCCCACAAACCGGAATGGACTTATGAGGTCGAGGCTGTGGGCGCGACCTCGACGTTGCTGGTCGAACGGCTTCTGGCCCGCGGCCTGGTGCTGTCGCCGGAAGAGGCCACGCTATTGCTGCTGGGCATCTATGAGGATACCGGCGGGCTGACCTATGATACGACAACCGCCCGCGACGTGCAGGCCGCCGCCCGATTGCTGGAGCAGGGGGCGCTGCTCAACGTCGCCCGCCGCTTCCTGAACGTGGCCCTCTCCGATCAACAGCGCGCCCTCTACGACGCGCTGGCCCGCGACGTGGAGTGGCTGAAGATCGAGGGCCGGCCGATTGCCCTGGCGACGGCCGACGCCCCGCCGGGCTTCGCCGACGAAATCTCCTCGGTGGCCCATCGCCTGCGCGATTCGCTGTCGCCCGACGGCTTGTTTGTGCTGGTGCAGCTGGGCGACGGCGTGCAGCTGGTGGCCCGCAGCGCCGTCGATGAGGTCGATGTGGGGCTGGTGGCGCGCCTGATGGGCGGCGGCGGCCACAGCCGGGCGTCGGCGGCCATGATCGTCGGCGGCCGGCTGGCCGAGGTGGCCGACCGCGTGCGCTCCACCCTGCCCCTGGCCGTGCGGCCGACGGCCCGCGTGGCCGCCCTGATGTCCCACGGCGTGGAGACCGTGCCGGCCACGACGACGGTCAGCGAAGTGGCCGCGCTGATGCTGCGCCACGGCCACGAAGGCTTCCCAGTGGTCGATGAGCGGCAGAATCGCATCGTCGGCCTGGTGACCCGCCGCGCCGTCGACCGGGCCATGAGCCACGAGATGGCAACGCACCCCGTCAGCCGCATCATGCGCCCCGGCTCGATTTTCGTCCATCCCTCCGATACGCTGGAACGGGTGCAGGAGTTGATGGCCGCCGAAGGCTGGGGGCAGATCCCTGTGGTGGCCGAGGAAGGGGACGACCCACCCGAACGGCGGATGCCCATCGGCATTGTCACCCGCACCGACTTGCTCAATGCCCTGTTCCGGCCCGCGCCGGAAGCGCCGGAGACCGATCTGCGCGACCGGATGGCCCGCTCGCTGTCGCCGTCGTTGTGGGCCATCGTGCGCGTGGCCGGTGAGACGGCCGCCGACCTGGGCATGGCGATCTATTTCGTCGGCGGCCTGGTGCGCGATCTGCTGCTCGATAAGCCGCCGACCGACCTCGATATCGTAGTCGAAGGGGACGCCATCCGTCTGGTCAGGGCCTTGAGCCGGCGCTTCGGCGGCGAGGTCCATAGCCATGAGCGCTTCGGCACGGCCAAATGGGCGATGACGCCGGAGACGTACGCCGCCGTCATCGCCGCCGCGCGCGAGGCCTACCCGGATGCGAATCGACCGGATGGCGCGGCGGCCGACGCGCCAGCCCAGCCCCCGGCCACCATCGATTTTGTCAGCGCGCGTAAGGAGTTCTACAAGCGGCCGACGGCCCTGCCCGACGTGGAGCCGGGATCGATCAAGCTCGATCTGCACCGGCGCGATTTCACCATCAATACTTTGGCCATCCGGCTGGATGGCGATCACCTGGGCCAGTTGCTCGATTTCTATGGCGGACGGCGCGATTTACGGCGCGGCATCATTCGCGTGCTCCACAGCCTCAGTTTCATCGACGACCCCACGCGAATCCTGCGCGCCGTGCGATTGGAGCAGCGGCTGGGCTTCACCATCGAACCATCCACAGCGGCGCTCATCGCCACGGCGCTGCCGCTGCTGGATCGGGTGAGTGGCGAGCGGGTGCGCAACGAGATCGAGTTGAGCCTGAACGAGGCCAACCCCGTCCTGGTGATGGAGCGGCTGGACGAGGTGGGGGTGATGGCCCAGTTTCATCCGGGGTTGAGTTGGCGACCGGAGACGGCCGCCATCTACGAACGCATCCCGACCCTGGCCGGCGACCCGCTGTGGGGCGAGGTCTATCGCTCCAGCCCGCCGAAGTTTTACTATTTTGCGGCGTGGCTGGCCCCGTTTGCCGCGCCCATTCCGGCGGCGGTGGCCGAACGGTTGCGCGTGCGCAAGGCGACGATGACCGATCTGCTGGCCCTGGACGATCTGCAACAGGCGCTGGCCGAGATGCCCGCCGACGCGCCGGTCAGCCGCGTGGCGCGGGCATTAGCGAAATTCGCGCCGCGCACGCTGTTGACGGCCCGCCTGCTGGGACTGGGGCCGCGGGCCGATGAGTGGCTCGACCGCTACGTCGGCGATTGGCGCGCGATTAAGACCGGCATCACCGGCGAGGATCTGCGCCGCGCCGGTGTGCCGCCCGGCCCGGTCTACACGCGCGTGTTGGAGCGGCTGTGGCTGGCCCGGCTGGATGGCGAAACGGGCGATGAGGCATCCGAACGGGCGTTGCTGGCATCGCTATTGGCCGCCGAAGGGTATTGA
- a CDS encoding lytic transglycosylase domain-containing protein → MTAYQDTPYYPVDSPLNQPENDDYWWAEADAEIDPMIAVQQRMMIILAAALLFFLAFGYWVVRTSNAGGNPPAEQPADPAEQQAADAAAAAAAAGAAAPAAGGIAPLFTREVQHWAPQIVAWAAEFGIDPNMAATVMQIESCGDPNAVSGSGAQGLFQVMPFHFSAGEEMQDPNTNARRGMAYLALGMEQTGGDTSRTFAGYNGGHGTAARSWETWPAETQRYYVWSTGIYEDAVAGSATSETLDQWLAAGGAGLCQQAAARLGLQ, encoded by the coding sequence ATGACTGCTTATCAGGACACACCCTACTACCCAGTGGATTCGCCTTTGAATCAGCCGGAAAACGACGACTATTGGTGGGCCGAAGCTGACGCCGAAATCGATCCGATGATCGCCGTGCAGCAACGCATGATGATCATTCTGGCCGCCGCGTTGCTCTTCTTTTTGGCTTTTGGCTATTGGGTTGTCCGCACGAGCAATGCCGGCGGCAACCCTCCGGCGGAACAACCCGCCGACCCGGCTGAACAACAAGCGGCCGACGCAGCGGCGGCCGCGGCAGCAGCCGGCGCGGCGGCCCCGGCCGCCGGCGGCATCGCCCCACTTTTCACCCGCGAGGTACAACATTGGGCGCCGCAGATCGTCGCCTGGGCGGCCGAGTTCGGCATCGATCCCAACATGGCCGCCACGGTAATGCAGATCGAGTCGTGCGGCGACCCCAACGCCGTCTCCGGTTCCGGCGCGCAGGGTCTGTTCCAGGTTATGCCCTTCCACTTCTCGGCCGGCGAGGAGATGCAGGACCCCAACACCAACGCCCGGCGCGGCATGGCCTATCTGGCCCTGGGCATGGAACAGACCGGCGGCGACACCAGCCGCACCTTCGCCGGCTATAATGGCGGGCACGGCACGGCCGCCCGCAGTTGGGAAACGTGGCCGGCCGAGACCCAGCGCTATTACGTCTGGAGCACCGGCATCTACGAGGACGCCGTGGCCGGCAGCGCCACCAGCGAAACGCTCGATCAGTGGCTGGCCGCCGGTGGCGCGGGGCTTTGCCAACAGGCGGCGGCGCGGTTGGGGCTGCAATAG
- a CDS encoding NUDIX domain-containing protein translates to MADRVNRKSYQRGLPKKRISAGCLFFDEAGRLLIVNPTYKDGWEIPGGVVEANESPRDGCAREIREELGLDRPPVALLCVDFTPETADRTESLNFIFYGGVLSADEIAAIRLPARELSEYCLLEPEAALALLKRRLRRRLRCCLPQIKAGSPLYLEDQELPWPVDPA, encoded by the coding sequence ATGGCCGATCGCGTAAACCGTAAATCCTATCAACGCGGCTTGCCCAAGAAACGCATCTCGGCCGGCTGCCTGTTTTTCGACGAGGCCGGCCGGTTGTTGATCGTTAATCCCACCTACAAAGATGGCTGGGAAATACCGGGCGGCGTGGTGGAGGCCAACGAGTCGCCGCGTGACGGCTGCGCCCGCGAGATTCGCGAGGAACTGGGCCTTGACCGGCCGCCCGTGGCCTTGCTGTGCGTGGATTTCACGCCGGAGACGGCCGACCGCACCGAAAGCCTGAACTTTATCTTCTACGGCGGCGTGTTGTCGGCCGACGAGATCGCCGCGATTCGCTTGCCGGCCCGCGAACTGAGCGAGTACTGCTTGCTGGAACCGGAAGCGGCGCTGGCCCTGCTGAAGCGGCGCTTGCGACGGCGCTTGCGGTGCTGCCTGCCACAAATCAAGGCCGGCAGCCCTCTCTATCTGGAAGATCAGGAACTGCCCTGGCCGGTCGATCCGGCTTGA